Genomic DNA from bacterium:
CCGCCGAAGAACGGCGAGTTCGCCGCCCGCAGCACCTCCGCCGCCAGCGCCTGGTCGGAGAGGATCAGCTTCTCGATCTCGGCGATGTCGTAGTCTTCGTCGGAGGCGACGATCGCCTGCAGCCGCAGCGCCACCTGGCTCACCACCGGCAGCGCGAGCTTCCGCTCCTCCGCGAAGCGGTTGACCTGTTCCAGCAGCGATCCGGCCATCAGACTTCCCCAAGCAGGCGCCGCAGCTCGCCCAGAGGCCGAGGCGGCGACAGCCTCGGCAGCGTGCGCAGGATTTCCTGGAACGTCGTCTGTCCCGCGACGGCCTTCACTATACCGTCCTCGAGCAGCGTGACCAATCCCGTCGTCTCGGTGCTGACGCGGCGGATCTCGTACGACGTCTTCCGCGCGATCAGCGCCTCCTTGACCATCTCGTTGAGGACGAGCAGCTCAAAGACGGCCACCCGGCCGCGGTACCCGGTGAAGCGGCAGTTCGGGCAGCCGTGCGGCTCGCGGAACGGCACGCGCCCGAACTCCTTCGGGTCGTACCCCAGCCGCCGCACCTCGTGCGGCGTGAGGAACTTCTCCGTCGAGCAGATCGGGCAGACGCGGCGGACGAGGCGTTGGGCGATGACGCTGACGACCGTCGAGGAGATCAGGAACGCCTCGATGTTCATGTTGAGCAGCCGCAGCAGGCCGCCGATGCTGTCCTCGGTGTGGAACGTCGTCAGCACCTTGTGCCCGGTGAGCGCCGCCTGGATCGCCGTCTCCGCCGAGAACTGGTCCCGGATCTCGCCGATCACGATCACGTCCGGGTCCTGCCGGACGATGTGCTTCAGCGTCTCCTCGTAGGTCAGGTTGATGCGGGGGTTGATCGAGCACTGCGAGATCCCCTCGATCACGTACTCGACCGGATCCTCCGCCGTGATGATGCTGGTCTGCGGATCGTTGAGGTAGTTGACCGCGCCGTAGAGGGTCGTCGTCTTCCCCGACCCGGTCGGCCCGGTGACGATCACCACGCCGCTCGGGGCGTCGAGCGCGTCCTCGCGGAACCGCTCCAGCGTCCGCGGCGCCATGCCGACGTCCTTGATGTCGAGCAGCGTGTTCCGGTTGTTGAGCAGCCGCAGGACGACCTTCTCGCCGTGGATCGTGACGTAGATCGAGACGCGGATGTCGATCCCCTGCCCGCGGTCCTCGAACAGGATCCGGCCGTCCTGGTGCCGCCGCTTCTCGGCGATGTCCGCCCCGGCGAGGATCTTCGTGCGGCCGAGGAAGGCCGGCGCGATGTCCAGCGGGTAGTCCTTGTACGGCACGAGCACGCCGTCGCGGCGGAAGCGGATCCGCAGCCGGTCCTTCATCGGTTCGACGTGGATGTCCGAGACGCCGTCCTGGATCGCCTGGGCGATCATGTCGTGCACGTTGCGGACGACGACGTTCTCCGCCGCCGCCCCGCCCGCCGTCTGGCGCAGCGCCTCCTGCTCCAGATGGCCGATCGCGTCGAGGATCGCCGGCTTCGACGCCACGCCGACGACGAGGTCCTCGCCGAACACCTTCTTCGCCGCGCCGATCGCCTTCTGGTCGAACGGGTCGTGGAAGGCGACGATCACTTGCCGGCCCTCGCGCCCCACCGGCAGGCACTCGTTCTGCCGGCACCACTTCGTCGGCGCCAGCCGCGCGACGTCCGGATCGAGGTTGTAGAGCAGGCTGGTGGCGTTGGGGAAGCCGAGCTGGCAGGAGAGGACCTCGTAGATCACGTCCTGCGGGATCACCTGGCTCTCGACGAGGATCTCGCCGAGCTTCGTCCCCGGGCGCTCCTTCTGCCGCGAGAGCGCCGCCCCGAGGTCGGCCTCGGTGATGTAGCCGAACTCGACGAGCAGCGCGCCGAGCGGCACGGAGACCCGCCGCGCGCGGAGCGTCTCCTGGATCGCCGCCTCGTCCACGTAGCCGAGCTTCTGCAGCACGGCGAGCAGCGTCCGCGAGCCGGCCAGCTTCGCCCGCACGCGCTGCGCGTACTGGAGCTGCTCCGGCGCGAGGCGGCCGGCGTCGATCAGAAGCTTGGCGATCCGCTCGCCGGTCCCCAGCGAGCCGGGCGCGGGGGCCGCGGCGGGAACGGTCGTGTCGGAGGTGCTCATCAGGTCTCCCGCGGCGCGGGCGGGCGCCGCCAAGGGATCAAATGTATAAGTTGGGCCGGCCGGCGGCGACCCGTTCCGCGCGGCCGTCGGAGGGGCGGAAAATGCTGCGCGGCGTGCTGTTCCTGATCCTCGGGGCCGTTCTGGTCTTTCTGGGCGCCGTCAAAGGGTATTCGCTCCGCTTCACGCACAGCAGCGCCGCCCTGGTCGCCCTCGGCGTGATTTCCGCGCTGCTGGGCGTATACCGCCTCTATTCGGGAATCCGCACCCGCCGCATCTTCTGACCCGCGGCCTCCGCGCCCGCCGGCGCGCGGCCGGTCAGCCCCGCGGCGGCCGCGGCTTCGGCCGCCCGTCCGGTCCGCGCTTCGCCCCGGCGAAATGCCGCGGGGCCGGCCCCTTTGCCTCGACGCGCCCCGCGCCTCCGGCCGGCTTCGTCCCCTCGCGGGGCCGCCGGACCGGCGTCGCCGCGGCGAGAAACGGCTCCGCCGCCACGGGGAACGGCGCCGACGGCGGCGCGAGCGGCGCGTCCCCGGCGTAGAGCACCCGCTCCAGGAAGAGCCCCGAAGGCGGCGCGGTCCCTTCGGCCACCGCCGCGGCGAGGCTCGGCGACGCCGTGCCGTCGAGCAGCGCGGCCATCGCCTCGGGCCGCCACTCCCCCGCCCCGACCTTGACCAGCGCCCCGACCATCCGGCGGGCCATCTTCCAGAGGAAATGGGAGGCGGCGAGCCGCACGAGGATCAGCCCCCCCTCCTCGACGACCAGCGCCTGATCGAGGACGACGATCGTGCTGGTCTGGTCGGCGGGCCGCTCGCAGAAGCCCGCGAAATCGCGCTTCCCTTGGCAGAGCGCCGCGGCCGCGGCCATCGCCGCCGGATCGAGCGGGCGCTTGACCCACCAGACGAACCGCCGCGCGAACGGCGTCCTGCGGCGCGAGATCTGGTAGACGTACGAGCGCAGCTTCGCGTCGTGGCGGGCGTGGAAGTTGTCGGCCGCCGGGGCGAGCGCCGCGACGTGGACGTCGAGCGGCAGTTCGTCGTTCAGCGCGCGGCGGAACGGCTCCGGGTCGATCGGGCTGCGGAAGCGCAGGTGCGCGACCTGGCCGACCGCGTGGACCCCGGCGTCGGTGCGCCCCGCGCCGCCGACGTCCGGCGCCTCGCCGGCGACCCGTCCGGCCGCGGCGCGCAGTTCCCCCGCGACCGTGCGGGCGTTGCGCTGCTCCTGCCAGCCGGAATAGCGCGTTCCCTGATACTCGACGACGAGCTTGTAGGTGGGCATGGGCGGGCATTGTAGGGCGCGCCGCCCCGCCGCGCGGCGCCCTCCGCCGACCGCGGTCGGAAGAAAGTTCCGCCCCGCGGGGGGCCGGCGGACTGCTCCGGACAGCCCCGGGGCGACACGGCACAGGCACGGCGCTTGCAGAAAGTCCGGTCCCAACTGTCGCGAAGGAGCGCGCCATGCCGAACGTCACGACGACCAAACGTCCCCTGCTGACCATCGTCCCCGCCGACGAACCCGCCGGACTCTGCCCGACGCTGCTCTTCGACGGCGAGCCGATCCACGACCGCCGCCAGCCGTACACCGAGCTGCTGGCGCTCGACGGGGCGGAGCCGGACCTC
This window encodes:
- the tadA gene encoding Flp pilus assembly complex ATPase component TadA, yielding MSTSDTTVPAAAPAPGSLGTGERIAKLLIDAGRLAPEQLQYAQRVRAKLAGSRTLLAVLQKLGYVDEAAIQETLRARRVSVPLGALLVEFGYITEADLGAALSRQKERPGTKLGEILVESQVIPQDVIYEVLSCQLGFPNATSLLYNLDPDVARLAPTKWCRQNECLPVGREGRQVIVAFHDPFDQKAIGAAKKVFGEDLVVGVASKPAILDAIGHLEQEALRQTAGGAAAENVVVRNVHDMIAQAIQDGVSDIHVEPMKDRLRIRFRRDGVLVPYKDYPLDIAPAFLGRTKILAGADIAEKRRHQDGRILFEDRGQGIDIRVSIYVTIHGEKVVLRLLNNRNTLLDIKDVGMAPRTLERFREDALDAPSGVVIVTGPTGSGKTTTLYGAVNYLNDPQTSIITAEDPVEYVIEGISQCSINPRINLTYEETLKHIVRQDPDVIVIGEIRDQFSAETAIQAALTGHKVLTTFHTEDSIGGLLRLLNMNIEAFLISSTVVSVIAQRLVRRVCPICSTEKFLTPHEVRRLGYDPKEFGRVPFREPHGCPNCRFTGYRGRVAVFELLVLNEMVKEALIARKTSYEIRRVSTETTGLVTLLEDGIVKAVAGQTTFQEILRTLPRLSPPRPLGELRRLLGEV
- the truA gene encoding tRNA pseudouridine(38-40) synthase TruA → MPTYKLVVEYQGTRYSGWQEQRNARTVAGELRAAAGRVAGEAPDVGGAGRTDAGVHAVGQVAHLRFRSPIDPEPFRRALNDELPLDVHVAALAPAADNFHARHDAKLRSYVYQISRRRTPFARRFVWWVKRPLDPAAMAAAAALCQGKRDFAGFCERPADQTSTIVVLDQALVVEEGGLILVRLAASHFLWKMARRMVGALVKVGAGEWRPEAMAALLDGTASPSLAAAVAEGTAPPSGLFLERVLYAGDAPLAPPSAPFPVAAEPFLAAATPVRRPREGTKPAGGAGRVEAKGPAPRHFAGAKRGPDGRPKPRPPRG